The Leptospira paudalimensis region CCATATGGTCCAAAAGCTCTGTTCCAGAATGCAAACACTTCGTATTCGTTTCCAGAATACCAAGCGATGAAAAACTCTGTTCCATACGCAAGTCCCACAATCAGTCCTGTTACCATCATGATTTTGTTCATGTTGTCCAAGTGTTTCATCGTGATGTAGTTCTTTAAGTTAAACACTTCACGAGCAATGACCATAAGTGTTACCACCATCGCAAATCCGGAGAAAATCGCACCGGCAACGAAGTATGGAGGGAAGATGGTCGTGTGCCAACCAGGAAGGATGGAAACAGCGAAGTCGAAGGATACGATGGTGTGCACCGAAAGAACAAGTGGAGTAGAAAGAGCTGCAAGGATCATGGAAACGATTTCCAAATGAGACCAAGCTCTTGCCGATCCAACCCAACCAAAGGCTAAGACGTTGTATAAGTTCTTTCTCCAAGTTTCTGTCGCACGATCCCTAAGGGTAGCAAGGTCAGGAATGAGACCTAAGTACCAGAATACCATGGAAATGGAAAGGTAAGTCGATACCGCAAACGTGTCCCAAATCAGAGGGGAACGGAAGTTCACCCAAAGTGGTCCTCTTTCGTTTGGATAGGGAAAGAGCCAGAATCCGAGCCATGGACGACCTACGTGGAGGATGAGGTTCGATGCTGCAACTAGTACGGCAAAGATTGTCATCGCTTCTGCGGCACGGTTAATCCCTGTTCTCCAACCTTGGCGGAAGAGGTATAATACCGCAGAAATCAATGTTCCTGCGTGACCGATA contains the following coding sequences:
- the nrfD gene encoding NrfD/PsrC family molybdoenzyme membrane anchor subunit: MSLTQAVRDKLDIPDLVTGGKSLKDVTVDIAKPNEDFPTKLWWNTFLLVLTITLIDVAIIGYLFYEGLYLLGINNPVGWGFFVVNFVFWIGIGHAGTLISAVLYLFRQGWRTGINRAAEAMTIFAVLVAASNLILHVGRPWLGFWLFPYPNERGPLWVNFRSPLIWDTFAVSTYLSISMVFWYLGLIPDLATLRDRATETWRKNLYNVLAFGWVGSARAWSHLEIVSMILAALSTPLVLSVHTIVSFDFAVSILPGWHTTIFPPYFVAGAIFSGFAMVVTLMVIAREVFNLKNYITMKHLDNMNKIMMVTGLIVGLAYGTEFFIAWYSGNEYEVFAFWNRAFGPYGWAYFIMISCNVLSPQVFWFRKLRYNIPVMFVASLVVNVGMWFERFVIMMTLNRDFLPSSWAMYTPTLFDYAMLIGTFGIFFTLFLLWCRIMPVIAIAEVKTVMPQKEGAHH